ACCCGGAGTCGTTCGGGGCTGTCGCACAGCTGTCGCGGCAGGGACTCGAGCACATCGTGCTGCAGCGGTTCGAGGATTCGCCAAAGCACTTCAGGGAGGTCGTAGAGCGCGCACAGGCGAATCCGCTCAAGCGGAAGGTGCTGGCCGCACTTCGCTCGCGACTGAGTGAGTTTCCGATCAAGCTCGTCTCGACGGTGAATGAGATGTTCGAGTCACCGCATCGGTTCTCGAGCGCGCAGGATGTTGCGTTGAGGGCCGAGATGTCGAACATCGGCCTGTACCGCTGTTTCACCGCCGCCGGGCTCGGCTCACCGAAGAGAATGCTGCGTGCGGCGAAGCTACTGCGTGCCGTCGGCTACCTGAGTG
This sequence is a window from Gemmatimonadaceae bacterium. Protein-coding genes within it:
- a CDS encoding helix-turn-helix domain-containing protein, which encodes MTARSWEELDTIIRQKPVTALVLDPAADGVMNVDAVVKLLKRYPSLPVVAYVVLNPESFGAVAQLSRQGLEHIVLQRFEDSPKHFREVVERAQANPLKRKVLAALRSRLSEFPIKLVSTVNEMFESPHRFSSAQDVALRAEMSNIGLYRCFTAAGLGSPKRMLRAAKLLRAVGYLSDRGYTVRDVAKKVGYRNARLFGEHTLDVFGLTPSRVRSHLAPEDAAEKLLKWLAEVPEVAPK